Proteins found in one Parcubacteria group bacterium genomic segment:
- a CDS encoding permease-like cell division protein FtsX encodes MLLTLGRTIKSGWVNFLRNGYLSVAAVSVMLLSLFTVSSLFIIVLTANNVLENMQEKVNVSVFFKASVSEDSILKAKQDLGNFSEIKSVEYVTKEQALENFKKNSANEPTILQSLDEIGDNPLLSYLVIQANDPNQYELVGQYLQNASFKDDISRINYGKNKEVIDRLNSIVAEVRKIGLGVAGLFSLISLLIISNTVRITIYTHRKEVEVMRLVGASNTYIRLPFIFEGIIYGFVASVISMLLLFVVLKSAQGFTNHLIPSVSMLSLYYSNFALIFGMQVLVGAFLGTLSSWFAIRKYLKI; translated from the coding sequence ATGCTTTTAACTTTAGGGAGAACAATCAAAAGTGGGTGGGTCAATTTTTTGCGTAATGGTTATTTGAGTGTGGCGGCGGTTAGTGTGATGCTTCTTTCACTTTTCACGGTCAGCTCGCTTTTCATTATTGTCCTCACGGCGAACAATGTTCTTGAAAATATGCAGGAGAAGGTTAACGTCAGCGTTTTTTTTAAGGCTAGTGTTTCGGAAGATTCCATCTTGAAGGCTAAACAAGATCTGGGAAATTTTAGTGAGATTAAATCAGTGGAATATGTGACGAAAGAGCAAGCGTTGGAAAATTTCAAGAAAAATAGTGCCAACGAGCCGACAATTTTGCAGTCCTTGGATGAGATTGGGGACAATCCTTTGCTTTCGTATCTAGTCATCCAAGCCAATGATCCTAATCAATATGAACTAGTTGGTCAATATCTGCAAAATGCTTCCTTTAAGGATGATATCAGTCGGATCAATTATGGCAAAAACAAAGAGGTAATTGATCGCTTGAATTCCATTGTAGCAGAGGTGCGCAAAATTGGTCTGGGCGTGGCGGGACTTTTTTCACTAATCTCGCTCCTGATCATTTCTAACACAGTGCGGATTACAATTTACACTCATCGCAAAGAAGTGGAAGTGATGCGCTTGGTCGGTGCTTCCAATACCTATATCCGCCTGCCGTTCATTTTCGAAGGTATCATCTATGGTTTTGTTGCTTCAGTCATTTCGATGCTTTTGCTTTTTGTCGTGCTCAAATCCGCGCAAGGCTTTACAAATCATCTCATTCCTAGTGTCAGTATGCTTTCCCTCTATTATTCTAATTTCGCCCTAATTTTTGGCATGCAAGTTTTAGTCGGAGCATTTTTGGGAACGCTCAGTAGCTGGTTTGCGATTCGAAAATATTTGAAAATTTAG
- the ftsE gene encoding cell division ATP-binding protein FtsE, with product MIKFDKVSKIYKDDYIALDNINLEIIPGEFVSIVGQSGAGKSTILKMIYAEEAPTDGQIFFNEKPLDSISRRHISAHRRSIGTVFQDFKLLPKKTAFENVAYALEVCGIPKEEILEDVPQILEIVGLGDRQHKFPHELSGGEQQRVAMARALIHKPLVIIADEPTGNLDPVSSLEIMQLLLKINKLGTTVILASHDRDIVNKAARRVIVLERGKILCDDVKGKYKIC from the coding sequence ATGATCAAGTTTGATAAGGTTTCAAAAATATATAAGGATGACTATATCGCCCTGGATAACATAAATCTGGAGATTATCCCCGGTGAATTTGTTTCCATCGTTGGTCAGAGCGGTGCGGGAAAATCAACCATTTTGAAGATGATCTATGCCGAAGAGGCTCCGACGGACGGGCAAATTTTTTTCAATGAAAAACCGCTCGACAGCATCAGCCGGCGGCATATTTCTGCACACAGACGGAGCATTGGAACGGTTTTTCAAGATTTTAAATTATTGCCCAAAAAAACTGCTTTTGAAAACGTGGCCTATGCCTTGGAGGTTTGTGGCATCCCCAAGGAAGAAATTTTGGAGGATGTTCCGCAAATTTTAGAAATTGTCGGCTTGGGTGATCGCCAACATAAATTTCCCCATGAGCTTTCCGGCGGTGAACAACAGCGGGTGGCAATGGCGCGAGCTCTGATACACAAGCCGCTTGTGATTATCGCTGATGAGCCGACAGGGAACCTCGATCCCGTGTCTTCTTTGGAAATTATGCAACTACTTTTGAAGATTAATAAGCTCGGCACAACTGTGATTTTAGCCAGTCATGACCGGGATATTGTGAATAAAGCGGCCAGGAGAGTGATTGTCTTGGAAAGAGGAAAGATTCTTTGTGATGATGTCAAAGGAAAATACAAAATTTGTTAG
- the prfB gene encoding peptide chain release factor 2 (programmed frameshift) yields MENEVKKITELKIKLPNLRDCLDLAQKKQRILELEDQTRAVDFWSDNQQASVVMRELEELKLEVENFETLEKELDELVEFSGMTETAEDEKELEQKITEMEKKIDELEFKTLLSGEYDHNDAILNIYSGAGGVDAQDWSEMLLRMYLKWGEKNKFKMKLVDETRGQEAGIKSATLEVTGAYAYGYLKSEMGTHRLVRLSPFNSDNLRQTSFSVVEVLPIIGEIKEVKINLEDLRVDVYRSSGAGGQSVNTTDSAVRITHLPTGTVASCQNERSQLQNKEQAMRILKAKLHKKYLEEREAEKRKLRGEQSSAEWGSQIRSYVIHPYKLVKDHRTKWETAQVEEVLAGDLKEFMESYLKYLKGGV; encoded by the exons ATGGAAAACGAAGTAAAAAAAATTACTGAACTAAAAATTAAACTCCCGAACCTTCGGGACTGTCTT GACTTAGCGCAAAAAAAGCAAAGAATTTTAGAATTGGAGGATCAGACGCGCGCCGTTGATTTTTGGAGTGATAATCAGCAGGCATCAGTTGTGATGCGAGAGCTAGAAGAATTAAAACTGGAAGTGGAAAATTTTGAAACTTTGGAAAAAGAGTTGGATGAGCTGGTGGAATTTTCCGGAATGACGGAAACTGCCGAGGACGAAAAGGAATTGGAGCAAAAAATAACTGAAATGGAAAAGAAAATAGATGAGCTTGAGTTTAAGACGCTGCTTTCTGGTGAATATGACCATAATGATGCGATTCTCAACATCTATTCCGGTGCAGGCGGAGTGGACGCGCAGGATTGGTCGGAGATGCTTTTGCGGATGTACCTCAAATGGGGGGAGAAAAATAAGTTCAAGATGAAGCTGGTTGATGAGACGCGCGGGCAGGAAGCGGGAATCAAAAGTGCAACCTTGGAAGTGACGGGCGCGTATGCCTACGGTTACCTCAAAAGCGAGATGGGCACACATCGTTTGGTGCGACTCTCGCCGTTTAATTCTGACAATCTGCGCCAAACTTCTTTTTCGGTGGTGGAAGTATTGCCGATTATCGGAGAAATCAAAGAAGTGAAAATTAATCTGGAAGATTTGCGGGTGGATGTTTATCGTTCAAGTGGGGCGGGCGGGCAAAGCGTGAACACAACCGACAGTGCGGTGCGCATCACGCATCTGCCGACGGGAACTGTGGCATCTTGCCAAAATGAACGGAGTCAATTGCAAAACAAAGAACAGGCGATGCGAATTTTGAAAGCCAAATTGCATAAAAAATATCTAGAAGAGCGCGAGGCGGAAAAAAGAAAATTGCGCGGCGAACAATCCAGTGCCGAGTGGGGCAGCCAGATCCGTTCCTACGTCATCCATCCTTACAAATTAGTCAAAGATCATCGGACAAAATGGGAAACGGCGCAAGTCGAAGAAGTTCTGGCAGGCGATTTGAAAGAGTTCATGGAAAGCTATTTGAAATATTTGAAAGGTGGTGTATAA
- a CDS encoding ZIP family metal transporter, with amino-acid sequence MVWIYTLISVFIVSLISLIGVFTLSIDHKKLYKYLIYLVSLSAGTLMGDAFIHLIPEAYEGSENSVLVSLFILFGILVFFVMEKVIHWRHCHEEPCADHPHPFSYIILVGDSLHNFVDGMVIGASYLVSIPVGIATTVAVIFHEIPQEIGDFASLIYGGFTRKKALFLNFLSALTAVAGALLILSFDLKIDGLEGFLVPFAAGGFIYIAGTDLIPELHKHNEAKKGILQVLAFLVGIGLMLAILLAE; translated from the coding sequence ATGGTTTGGATTTATACTTTAATTTCAGTTTTTATCGTCAGTCTGATTTCACTCATCGGCGTTTTCACGCTGTCAATCGATCATAAAAAATTATATAAATATCTGATTTATCTCGTCAGCCTTTCGGCCGGGACCTTAATGGGTGACGCGTTTATTCATCTTATTCCTGAAGCTTATGAAGGTTCTGAAAATAGTGTTCTAGTTTCGCTCTTTATTCTTTTTGGTATTTTGGTTTTTTTTGTCATGGAAAAGGTGATTCATTGGCGTCATTGCCATGAAGAACCTTGCGCGGATCATCCACACCCTTTTTCCTACATCATCCTTGTGGGTGATTCGCTGCATAATTTTGTTGATGGAATGGTCATCGGCGCGAGCTATTTAGTCAGTATTCCCGTAGGAATCGCGACAACCGTGGCAGTTATTTTTCATGAAATTCCGCAGGAAATTGGTGATTTTGCGTCATTGATTTATGGCGGTTTTACCCGTAAAAAAGCCCTATTTTTGAATTTTCTAAGCGCATTGACTGCAGTGGCAGGCGCGCTCTTGATCCTGAGTTTTGATTTGAAGATTGATGGATTAGAAGGTTTTTTAGTTCCGTTTGCCGCAGGTGGATTTATTTATATCGCCGGAACCGATCTGATTCCCGAACTTCACAAACACAATGAAGCGAAAAAAGGCATTCTGCAAGTCCTTGCTTTTTTGGTCGGAATCGGGCTAATGTTAGCAATACTGTTAGCAGAATAA
- a CDS encoding ferritin family protein produces MKLYICEICGDAYIGVEKPSDCPFCGAKGHFIKSGNEAEPVAEVQAEISELSKKNLLETLALETRANAIYLCMAGQAKDYPIIKMYKRLAKVELEHAIIVTKLLKMAMPEIKPEECSSEDVENFKKTIELEDHAVELYKKFAGEAQEVNIRKFFGAIMQAEMGHIELIKNFV; encoded by the coding sequence ATGAAATTATACATCTGTGAAATTTGCGGGGATGCTTATATCGGTGTTGAAAAGCCGAGTGATTGTCCGTTTTGTGGGGCGAAGGGGCATTTTATTAAATCGGGCAATGAGGCCGAGCCTGTGGCTGAAGTGCAAGCGGAAATCAGTGAGCTTTCCAAAAAGAATCTTTTGGAAACATTGGCGCTGGAAACGCGGGCCAATGCAATCTATCTGTGCATGGCCGGTCAAGCCAAAGATTATCCGATCATCAAGATGTATAAACGCTTGGCGAAAGTGGAATTGGAACACGCGATTATCGTGACCAAACTTTTGAAAATGGCGATGCCGGAAATTAAACCGGAAGAATGTTCCAGCGAAGACGTCGAGAATTTTAAAAAAACAATTGAGTTGGAAGATCACGCTGTTGAGCTATATAAAAAATTTGCCGGAGAAGCTCAGGAGGTTAATATTAGGAAATTTTTTGGAGCAATCATGCAGGCGGAGATGGGACATATAGAATTGATTAAGAATTTTGTTTAA
- a CDS encoding cell division FtsA domain-containing protein yields the protein MGIFSKIFSTGKSSSDYYLSLDIGTEVVKALVFKVDSENSTGIVKGVGRARQGLKDMHSGAVSDISGVIENCQRAIDLAVKMAGIKKVEKAIVGIAGELVKGTTTTVHYERIKPEMRIDFPELKNIIQKVQWKAFDRIRQQLAWETGHSEIEVKLINAAIVDVRIDGYKITNPLGFQGKDVSISVFNAYAPMVHLGALQSIADALKLDLLSIAAEPYAVAKSMGVDDVVDFSAIFVDIGGGTTDIALVRNGGLEGTKMFALGGRAFTKRLAVELGVGFEEAEAFKIRYAEGKLGDDVSEKIEKMFVDDCNVWLSGVELSLSEFSDNDMLPNRVFLCGGGSGLPGIKKALLTSRWTKTLPFAKEPTISFLQPKDVVNIFDETRMLRDPQDITPMGLANLVLEIVGEEKVLAGILRRAVKMIQK from the coding sequence ATGGGAATCTTTTCTAAAATTTTTAGTACTGGAAAATCTTCATCAGATTATTATCTTTCGCTTGATATTGGTACCGAAGTGGTCAAGGCGCTTGTGTTCAAAGTGGACTCTGAGAATAGCACAGGAATCGTGAAAGGCGTTGGGCGGGCGCGACAAGGACTGAAGGATATGCATAGTGGCGCTGTCTCGGATATTTCCGGCGTGATTGAGAATTGTCAGCGCGCGATTGATTTGGCGGTGAAAATGGCCGGGATCAAAAAAGTGGAAAAAGCGATCGTGGGGATTGCCGGAGAACTAGTGAAAGGAACGACAACGACCGTGCACTATGAGCGAATTAAGCCGGAAATGCGAATCGATTTTCCGGAACTGAAAAATATCATTCAAAAAGTCCAGTGGAAAGCTTTTGATCGTATCCGTCAGCAGTTGGCTTGGGAAACCGGTCACAGTGAAATTGAAGTAAAATTGATCAATGCGGCGATTGTCGATGTGCGGATTGATGGCTATAAAATCACCAATCCTTTGGGCTTTCAAGGCAAGGATGTTTCCATCTCTGTTTTTAATGCATACGCGCCAATGGTACATTTGGGCGCATTGCAGTCGATTGCGGATGCTCTAAAGCTTGATCTGCTTTCTATCGCTGCCGAGCCATATGCCGTAGCCAAATCGATGGGCGTGGATGATGTGGTTGATTTCAGTGCGATTTTTGTTGATATTGGGGGAGGAACGACCGATATCGCGCTGGTGCGCAATGGTGGACTGGAAGGCACGAAAATGTTTGCTTTGGGTGGACGGGCTTTTACCAAAAGATTGGCGGTGGAACTGGGCGTCGGGTTTGAAGAGGCGGAAGCGTTCAAAATTCGTTATGCGGAAGGAAAGTTGGGGGATGATGTTTCTGAAAAAATTGAAAAGATGTTTGTTGATGATTGCAATGTTTGGCTGTCTGGAGTGGAATTGTCACTCTCTGAATTTTCTGATAATGATATGTTACCAAATCGGGTATTCCTTTGCGGTGGTGGTTCGGGATTGCCGGGAATCAAAAAAGCGCTTCTGACTTCTCGCTGGACCAAGACTTTGCCTTTTGCCAAAGAGCCAACGATCAGTTTTTTGCAACCCAAAGATGTGGTGAATATTTTCGATGAAACCAGGATGCTTCGCGATCCGCAAGACATTACCCCAATGGGGTTGGCCAATCTCGTTTTGGAAATCGTCGGGGAGGAAAAAGTGCTGGCAGGGATATTAAGAAGAGCAGTGAAAATGATTCAAAAATAA
- a CDS encoding PAS domain-containing protein, protein MFSGGDYCSVAFIPIYGKKDIIGAIHLADDKKDAFSQELIGRIESLTPLVGEGAEKFNATDKLIGSERKYRELVENVNSVILRLDTRGHITFFNEFAEKFFGYRKEEIIGRNSVGTIIPKTESSGRDLALMMKDIIKNPGHYTKNENENIKKTGERVWLVWRNCALYDKQGKLEGILSVGNDVTDRKLKEEQLLESYQHAGTINRRISFLSELSQLIVRYKNRKKIILERMLSPLVNFSSAGFGALFKYEDVNGRALRLLSATDAKNYTPAEIRSLSAQSRELLKVLAQARSCARGYCKDLPLGKLSANKKLKYCMLLPLYLKSKPKAFIFLGFKSKPDFSNQDLEFFDVFSIYASALLTDAKIFK, encoded by the coding sequence ATGTTTTCGGGGGGGGATTACTGCTCAGTCGCTTTTATTCCGATTTATGGTAAAAAGGATATTATTGGAGCAATACATCTCGCAGATGACAAGAAAGATGCGTTTTCGCAGGAGCTAATAGGGCGGATTGAATCATTGACTCCGCTAGTCGGAGAAGGAGCGGAAAAATTTAATGCGACGGATAAATTGATTGGTAGCGAAAGAAAATATCGGGAATTGGTCGAGAATGTCAATAGTGTCATCTTACGATTGGATACGCGGGGTCACATCACCTTTTTTAATGAATTTGCAGAGAAATTTTTTGGTTATCGCAAAGAAGAAATTATCGGACGCAATTCCGTAGGCACTATCATTCCCAAGACGGAATCATCCGGACGGGACTTGGCGCTGATGATGAAAGATATCATCAAAAATCCCGGGCACTATACGAAAAATGAAAATGAAAATATTAAAAAAACCGGCGAGCGGGTCTGGCTCGTCTGGCGCAATTGCGCGCTCTATGACAAGCAGGGTAAGCTGGAAGGAATTTTGTCAGTCGGCAATGATGTGACAGATCGGAAATTGAAAGAAGAACAACTGCTGGAATCCTACCAGCACGCCGGTACGATAAATCGGAGAATCTCCTTTCTTTCTGAACTTAGTCAGTTGATTGTGCGCTATAAAAACCGAAAAAAAATAATCCTGGAGCGGATGCTTAGTCCTTTGGTTAATTTTTCCTCAGCTGGGTTTGGGGCATTGTTTAAATACGAAGATGTTAATGGGCGCGCGCTCAGGTTGCTATCTGCCACGGATGCAAAAAATTATACTCCGGCAGAAATCAGAAGTCTCTCAGCGCAGAGCCGAGAACTTTTGAAAGTTTTAGCTCAAGCTCGATCTTGCGCGCGTGGATATTGTAAGGATCTGCCACTGGGAAAACTCAGCGCAAATAAAAAGTTGAAATATTGCATGTTGCTACCACTGTACTTGAAAAGCAAACCAAAAGCATTTATCTTTTTGGGTTTCAAGAGTAAGCCAGATTTTTCCAACCAAGACTTGGAATTTTTTGATGTCTTTTCTATTTATGCTTCGGCACTTTTGACTGATGCAAAAATCTTTAAATAA
- a CDS encoding GAF domain-containing protein, translated as MKREQKNKFVADNKTKHIEAERNLKKLNEELEKRVSERTAELAKHNRDISMLSACNVALVHAQQEKKLLKDICRIIVKIGGYRMAWVGSAEQDLEKNVLPVAQTGFEEGYLEKANISWSEKTLRGQGPTGRAIRERKIQYGQYLSDDLALAPWRKEALKRGFASSIALPLEDKGASGDVFGALTIYAQDQDAFSNKETALLKELADDLAFGVSSLRLRQSHDRARRYLLTTNKLLRLSNRADSRSSYFDAVLEYVKKLTRSRHICIKIFDQNGYLPYDSYANPNHSSDQNLPVVGADGKRCVCIQAISSKTEGKSFYTGDCLGYISGRKRKEQNRYCIKCFRGGITAQSLLFRFMVKRILLEQYISQMTRKMRFRRS; from the coding sequence ATGAAAAGAGAACAAAAAAATAAGTTTGTTGCTGATAATAAAACAAAACACATTGAAGCGGAGCGGAATTTGAAAAAACTTAATGAGGAATTAGAAAAGCGGGTAAGTGAACGCACGGCGGAACTCGCAAAACATAATCGAGATATATCAATGCTCAGTGCTTGCAATGTTGCGCTGGTGCATGCTCAACAAGAAAAAAAACTGCTCAAGGATATTTGTCGGATCATCGTGAAAATTGGTGGTTACCGGATGGCTTGGGTGGGTAGTGCCGAGCAAGATTTGGAAAAAAACGTTCTTCCTGTGGCGCAGACCGGCTTCGAAGAAGGTTATTTGGAGAAAGCCAATATTAGCTGGTCGGAAAAAACATTGCGCGGACAAGGTCCGACCGGACGCGCCATTCGTGAGCGAAAGATTCAGTACGGTCAATATCTTTCGGATGACTTGGCACTTGCTCCTTGGAGGAAAGAAGCACTAAAAAGGGGTTTTGCCTCTTCGATTGCACTGCCACTCGAGGATAAAGGCGCTAGTGGGGATGTTTTCGGAGCGCTGACAATCTATGCCCAGGATCAAGATGCGTTTAGCAATAAAGAAACGGCTCTTTTGAAAGAATTAGCGGATGATCTCGCCTTTGGAGTTTCGAGTCTGCGATTACGCCAAAGTCACGATCGGGCGAGAAGATACCTCTTAACAACTAATAAGCTGCTACGATTATCAAATAGGGCCGATTCTAGATCAAGCTACTTTGACGCTGTTTTAGAGTATGTAAAAAAACTTACCCGAAGCAGACATATCTGCATAAAAATTTTTGATCAGAATGGTTATTTGCCGTATGATTCTTATGCCAATCCTAATCATAGTTCTGATCAAAACTTGCCAGTGGTTGGTGCAGATGGAAAAAGATGTGTCTGCATCCAAGCTATTTCCAGTAAGACGGAGGGAAAATCTTTTTATACCGGTGACTGTTTGGGCTATATCTCAGGGCGCAAGAGAAAAGAGCAGAATAGATATTGCATCAAATGTTTTCGGGGGGGGATTACTGCTCAGTCGCTTTTATTCCGATTTATGGTAAAAAGGATATTATTGGAGCAATACATCTCGCAGATGACAAGAAAGATGCGTTTTCGCAGGAGCTAA
- a CDS encoding lysylphosphatidylglycerol synthase transmembrane domain-containing protein, with the protein MTKKLAKFILKLAVSLGLLTWVILKVDWREAWVNLQRVQIWQIALYLALILLGIMISSYKWKILANHKKIRAPFGDFFKFYLTGTFVNNFMPSFIGGDTYRAYQIGRLEKKYPEAASTVVIDRLTGLVAATILALFFSLLNWRFVLGNRVLLLFNLAIIGFLAVDVLIIKIRDLAYLQKLSARFLPEKIRHFFRELQGYTHDHGILGRSIVWGGLFAMIGMAMANFVLLKALGVQIGVLNYLSVIFLITIVSSIPITVNNIGLKEWAYVTFFGYFGVPSSLIIIAAILGRFLQMLLSFVAFPMYLKARKNIGQK; encoded by the coding sequence ATGACAAAAAAACTCGCTAAATTTATCTTGAAACTTGCCGTCAGTCTGGGGCTTTTGACCTGGGTCATTCTTAAAGTTGACTGGCGAGAAGCCTGGGTCAACTTGCAGCGCGTGCAAATCTGGCAGATCGCGCTCTATCTAGCGTTGATACTCTTGGGGATAATGATCTCGTCGTACAAATGGAAAATTCTCGCTAATCACAAAAAAATTCGTGCTCCCTTCGGAGACTTTTTTAAGTTTTATCTGACCGGTACGTTTGTGAATAATTTTATGCCGTCTTTTATCGGCGGGGATACTTATCGCGCCTATCAGATTGGGCGACTTGAAAAAAAATATCCCGAGGCGGCGTCAACGGTGGTAATTGATCGGTTGACTGGTCTGGTTGCGGCTACAATTCTAGCTTTGTTTTTCAGTTTGTTGAATTGGCGATTTGTTTTGGGTAATCGAGTTCTTTTGCTTTTCAATCTGGCGATCATCGGTTTTTTGGCAGTTGATGTGTTGATTATTAAAATTAGAGATTTAGCATATTTACAAAAATTATCCGCGCGCTTTCTGCCGGAAAAAATCCGGCATTTCTTTCGCGAACTGCAAGGCTACACGCATGATCATGGCATTCTGGGGCGTTCAATCGTTTGGGGTGGGCTGTTCGCGATGATTGGAATGGCCATGGCTAACTTTGTGCTACTCAAGGCTTTGGGCGTGCAGATCGGAGTGCTTAATTATCTGTCGGTCATTTTTCTGATCACAATCGTTTCATCCATTCCGATCACGGTCAACAACATCGGTCTCAAGGAATGGGCCTACGTCACTTTTTTCGGTTATTTCGGCGTGCCCAGTTCACTCATCATCATCGCAGCAATCCTGGGACGTTTTCTCCAGATGCTTTTAAGTTTTGTTGCTTTTCCGATGTACCTAAAAGCCAGAAAAAACATTGGACAGAAATGA
- a CDS encoding glycosyltransferase family 4 protein, with protein sequence MKVLFFNYEYPPLGGGAAHATENILKEYVKYSDLEVDLITSSFDSEYHLDNLSENIHVHRLPIGKNKENAMYQSQKQLIVYSWKAFFFARKLIKKAKREKTPYDLTHSFFTVPCGFISMLLRFEFGLPYVVSLRGSDVPYYSERFMRIYFILKWPIVFIWKMAAAVIANSLVIKKLALKSNQRQEIGVIYNGVYTDVFKPEESPVPHENFTILCASRLSRRKGFNYAIDAFAKIYKKYPNLRLTIAGGEGNAEGELRQQVKDFGIEDKVSFTGLVDPNTEYVHHHQASDVFVLPSDNEGMSNNMLEAMASGMPIIMTPTGGADELIVEGANGYIVKFKDGNDIAEKLEKLINNPELTKSMGMESRKIAEKMSWKSVAEQYFAVYEQVSKNKK encoded by the coding sequence ATGAAAGTATTATTTTTCAACTATGAATATCCGCCACTCGGCGGGGGAGCGGCTCATGCTACCGAAAACATATTGAAAGAATATGTTAAATATTCTGATTTAGAAGTCGATCTAATTACTTCTTCCTTTGATAGTGAATATCATTTAGACAACCTGAGCGAAAATATTCATGTCCATCGTTTGCCAATCGGTAAAAATAAAGAAAATGCGATGTATCAATCGCAAAAACAATTAATCGTTTATTCGTGGAAAGCTTTCTTTTTTGCCAGAAAATTGATTAAAAAAGCGAAACGTGAAAAAACCCCCTATGATTTGACTCATTCGTTTTTTACCGTGCCGTGCGGGTTTATTTCGATGCTTTTAAGATTTGAATTTGGCTTGCCCTATGTCGTATCGCTTCGTGGTTCAGATGTTCCGTATTACAGCGAGCGATTTATGCGGATTTATTTTATCCTCAAGTGGCCGATCGTGTTCATTTGGAAAATGGCCGCTGCGGTAATTGCTAATAGCTTGGTGATTAAAAAGCTTGCGCTTAAAAGCAATCAGCGCCAAGAAATTGGAGTTATTTATAACGGGGTGTATACGGATGTTTTTAAGCCTGAAGAATCTCCCGTGCCCCATGAGAATTTTACTATTCTTTGCGCGTCTCGGCTTTCTAGAAGAAAAGGTTTTAACTATGCTATTGATGCTTTTGCGAAGATTTACAAAAAATATCCCAATCTGCGCCTCACTATTGCCGGCGGAGAAGGCAACGCTGAGGGAGAGTTGAGACAACAAGTTAAAGATTTCGGTATTGAAGATAAAGTTTCTTTTACTGGACTAGTTGATCCTAATACGGAATATGTGCATCACCATCAGGCATCAGATGTGTTTGTTCTGCCGTCTGACAATGAGGGGATGAGTAATAATATGCTTGAAGCGATGGCGAGCGGAATGCCGATCATTATGACGCCAACCGGTGGAGCGGATGAATTGATTGTTGAGGGAGCGAATGGCTATATTGTGAAATTTAAGGATGGTAATGATATCGCGGAAAAACTGGAGAAATTGATCAATAATCCAGAACTGACAAAAAGCATGGGGATGGAAAGCCGTAAAATCGCTGAAAAAATGAGCTGGAAAAGTGTGGCGGAGCAGTATTTTGCGGTGTATGAGCAAGTTAGTAAAAATAAGAAATAA